Proteins from a single region of Abyssalbus ytuae:
- a CDS encoding Nramp family divalent metal transporter: MKNLFKNIGPGTLVAAAFIGPGTVTVCSMAGASFGYSLLWAMLLSVIATIVLQEMAGRIGIITQKGLAEVVREQISHPLFRKIIVFIIILAIILGNTAYESGNIGGAVLGLEAITGDNSNKNFVAIAIASVSFILLYIGSYKFLEKIFIFLIIVMSLSFIISAFLVKPDIFFLLKGLFLPSVTEKNLLTVISLIGTTVVPYNLFLHASLVKEKWKSEKDIHLSRKDTLISIGLGGVVSMCIIISSASLHPGKINNIIDLTRSLEPLYGVMARYFIGIGLIAAGITSAVTAPLAAAYVANSCFGWKASNKDTRFRLVWMLVLFIGTFFLFFGIKPIIIIQFAQMANGILLPVMAVLLFWVSNNKRILGKFKNTFLQNIITIIIILITLFLGLKSILKVFDLI, encoded by the coding sequence ATGAAAAATCTTTTTAAGAATATAGGTCCCGGAACCCTTGTTGCAGCAGCTTTTATTGGACCTGGTACAGTTACGGTATGCTCAATGGCAGGAGCCTCTTTTGGTTATTCATTGCTTTGGGCTATGCTTCTTTCTGTTATAGCAACTATAGTTTTACAGGAAATGGCCGGCAGGATTGGGATTATAACTCAAAAAGGCTTAGCCGAAGTTGTCAGGGAACAAATATCTCATCCTTTATTCAGAAAGATAATTGTATTTATCATTATTTTGGCAATAATACTGGGTAATACGGCTTATGAATCCGGTAATATAGGAGGTGCCGTACTAGGGTTGGAAGCAATAACAGGAGATAACAGTAATAAAAATTTTGTTGCAATAGCAATAGCCTCAGTCTCTTTTATTTTATTGTATATTGGAAGTTATAAATTTTTAGAGAAGATATTTATTTTCCTTATTATAGTAATGAGTTTGTCTTTTATAATTTCAGCATTTTTAGTTAAACCTGATATATTTTTTTTGTTGAAAGGCCTTTTTCTACCTTCTGTTACTGAAAAAAATCTTCTCACAGTTATTTCCTTAATAGGTACTACAGTTGTTCCATACAATCTATTTTTACATGCATCCCTGGTTAAAGAGAAATGGAAATCAGAAAAAGATATCCATTTATCTAGAAAAGATACACTAATATCAATTGGTTTGGGAGGAGTAGTATCTATGTGTATTATTATTTCGTCAGCATCTCTACACCCCGGTAAAATAAATAATATAATTGATCTTACCCGAAGTTTAGAACCTCTTTATGGAGTAATGGCCAGGTATTTTATAGGAATTGGATTAATAGCAGCAGGCATCACTTCTGCTGTTACTGCCCCTTTGGCAGCAGCTTATGTAGCGAATAGCTGTTTTGGCTGGAAAGCATCCAATAAAGATACACGATTCAGGCTGGTTTGGATGTTGGTGCTCTTCATCGGAACTTTCTTTCTGTTCTTTGGTATAAAACCAATCATAATTATCCAATTTGCTCAAATGGCTAATGGTATTTTACTTCCGGTAATGGCGGTTTTATTATTCTGGGTTTCCAATAATAAGCGGATATTAGGAAAATTTAAAAACACTTTTTTACAAAACATTATTACAATTATTATTATATTAATAACATTATTTTTAGGGCTAAAAAGTATTCTCAAAGTATTTGATTTGATTTAA
- a CDS encoding YifB family Mg chelatase-like AAA ATPase, producing the protein MLTKIYGSAVFGVEATTITVEVNIDRGVGYHLVGLPDNAIKESNYRIAAALQNNGYKIPGKRITINMAPADMRKEGSAYDLTLAIGILSASEQIKSDNVDKYIIMGELSLDGSLQPVKGALPIAIKAREEGFKGFILPAQNANEAAIVDNIDVYGVENIKQVIEFFDGNLQLNKTVVDTREQFYKGLEFPEYDFADVKGQESIKRCMEIAAAGGHNIILIGPPGAGKTMLAKRLPSILPPMTLNEALETTKIHSVVGKVNGTGLMSQRPFRSPHHTISDVALVGGGAYPQPGEISLSHNGVLFLDELPEFKRSVLEVMRQPLEDREVTISRAKFTVTYPSSFMLVASMNPSPGGYFNDPDAPVTSSPAEMQRYLGKISGPLLDRIDIHIEVTPVPFEKLSDDRKGESSVKIRQRVTAAREIQTQRFSKLPGIHYNAQMNTKQIREYCKLDEASKKLLKNAMERLNLSARAYDRILKVARTIADLDGVCDVQGEHISEAIQYRSLDREGWLG; encoded by the coding sequence ATGCTTACAAAAATTTACGGTAGTGCTGTATTTGGGGTAGAAGCAACAACAATTACAGTTGAGGTAAATATAGACAGGGGTGTTGGTTATCATCTGGTTGGTTTACCCGATAATGCTATCAAAGAGAGTAATTATAGAATTGCTGCTGCACTTCAGAATAATGGGTATAAAATTCCCGGAAAAAGAATAACTATTAATATGGCACCTGCCGATATGCGCAAAGAAGGCTCTGCCTATGACCTTACATTGGCTATAGGTATTCTTTCTGCTTCCGAGCAGATAAAAAGTGATAATGTAGATAAATATATTATTATGGGGGAACTCTCACTTGATGGGAGCCTGCAACCTGTAAAAGGAGCATTACCCATCGCTATTAAGGCAAGGGAAGAAGGATTCAAAGGCTTTATACTACCTGCTCAAAATGCGAATGAAGCTGCTATAGTTGATAATATTGATGTTTATGGAGTGGAAAATATAAAACAGGTCATTGAGTTTTTTGATGGTAATTTACAATTAAATAAAACTGTAGTTGATACCAGGGAGCAGTTTTATAAAGGATTAGAATTTCCAGAATACGATTTTGCCGATGTGAAAGGACAAGAAAGTATAAAAAGATGTATGGAAATAGCTGCTGCAGGCGGACATAACATTATTTTAATAGGGCCTCCGGGAGCAGGAAAAACGATGTTAGCCAAAAGGTTGCCCTCTATTTTACCTCCCATGACACTGAATGAAGCTCTTGAAACAACAAAAATTCACAGTGTAGTAGGAAAGGTAAATGGAACAGGTTTAATGAGTCAACGTCCTTTTAGAAGTCCCCATCATACAATTTCAGATGTAGCTTTGGTTGGAGGAGGGGCTTACCCCCAACCGGGAGAAATTTCTCTCTCTCATAACGGAGTTTTGTTTTTAGACGAGTTACCGGAATTTAAAAGAAGTGTGCTGGAAGTAATGAGACAGCCTTTAGAAGACAGAGAAGTAACTATTTCAAGAGCAAAGTTCACAGTTACATATCCTTCTAGTTTTATGCTGGTTGCCAGTATGAACCCAAGCCCCGGAGGTTATTTTAATGACCCGGATGCACCGGTGACATCATCGCCTGCCGAGATGCAACGTTATTTAGGTAAAATTTCAGGACCTCTGCTTGATAGAATTGATATACACATTGAAGTTACGCCTGTTCCCTTTGAAAAATTATCAGATGACCGCAAAGGGGAGAGCAGTGTAAAAATAAGGCAAAGAGTAACAGCAGCCAGGGAAATACAAACTCAACGTTTTTCAAAATTGCCTGGAATACATTACAATGCTCAAATGAATACTAAACAAATAAGGGAATATTGTAAACTCGATGAAGCTTCTAAAAAGTTGTTGAAAAATGCAATGGAAAGACTTAACCTTTCTGCAAGAGCATATGATAGAATACTAAAAGTTGCGCGGACCATTGCTGATTTAGATGGTGTTTGCGATGTACAAGGAGAACATATAAGCGAAGCTATTCAATACCGGAGTTTAGACCGGGAAGGTTGGTTGGGATAA
- a CDS encoding vitamin K epoxide reductase family protein, with amino-acid sequence MKENLVKLLFNFLKQENYHINYDELKLQLLSHPSYPSLHSLTGVLNHFNIENLALEVPTDKDTLNQLPNIFITLTSNEDSKEFCLVTKLNNAIEIYYDKKNRNKIGFDEFIQNWSGIILVIDERNESVNEKPSKLYNSNLFEYGLAIVIIGLFFFKTPSLSNSLHFIFSLVGFGISILIVKHELGLNSKFVEQLCNARESTNCDAVLNSKGASIFKQVKLSDVCLIYFSSLILFWLISKGLDISYQSIMVVSLITIPVTFYSIYYQFNVVKKWCPLCLGVVGVLWLQFASIMIFDYQLVNSSFNFTSSIVLILSFFTSITIWKNTRPLLKKNKELEKLEIEHFKFKRNFDLFDSVYSKNDYIETNIDNKKEIILGNKNALLNILLVTNPACYYCKSAHFDIEKIISQHSKNLKVTIRFNVPQNTDNISHQVASRLIELYYNKHIDDFKMAINEAYSDKSDLKKWISKWGKSKSELAIDLLNQQKEWCNKNNLNFTPALLVNGRQFPKEYNRSDLNYFIDDLIEQAELKEKPREMELVNN; translated from the coding sequence ATGAAAGAGAATCTTGTGAAGCTCTTATTTAATTTTCTGAAACAAGAAAATTACCATATTAATTATGATGAACTCAAGTTGCAATTATTAAGCCATCCCTCTTATCCAAGTTTACATTCTTTAACTGGGGTACTTAATCATTTCAATATAGAAAATCTTGCTTTAGAGGTACCTACGGATAAAGATACTTTAAACCAACTACCAAATATATTTATAACATTAACTTCAAATGAAGATTCTAAAGAATTTTGTTTGGTAACTAAATTAAACAATGCCATTGAAATTTATTATGATAAAAAAAATAGGAATAAGATAGGTTTTGATGAGTTCATACAAAATTGGTCCGGAATTATTTTAGTTATTGACGAACGAAATGAAAGTGTAAATGAAAAACCTTCTAAATTATATAATAGTAATTTATTTGAATATGGTTTAGCTATAGTAATAATAGGATTATTCTTTTTTAAAACTCCTTCCCTATCTAATTCACTGCATTTTATTTTTTCATTAGTTGGTTTCGGTATAAGTATCCTTATTGTTAAGCATGAACTGGGTTTAAATTCAAAGTTTGTAGAGCAGTTATGTAATGCAAGAGAATCAACTAATTGTGATGCTGTTTTAAACTCAAAAGGAGCATCCATTTTTAAGCAGGTAAAACTAAGTGATGTGTGCCTAATATATTTTTCGTCACTAATTCTTTTTTGGTTGATTTCAAAAGGTTTAGACATTAGTTATCAATCTATTATGGTGGTAAGTTTAATTACTATTCCTGTAACATTTTATTCAATTTATTATCAATTCAATGTGGTAAAAAAATGGTGTCCGTTATGTTTGGGAGTTGTAGGCGTATTATGGTTACAATTTGCCTCTATAATGATTTTTGATTATCAGTTGGTTAATTCAAGCTTTAATTTCACAAGCAGTATTGTACTTATTTTATCTTTTTTTACATCAATCACAATTTGGAAAAATACAAGGCCTTTATTGAAGAAAAATAAAGAACTGGAGAAACTGGAAATTGAGCATTTCAAATTTAAACGAAATTTCGATTTGTTCGACTCTGTTTATAGTAAAAACGACTATATAGAAACCAATATTGACAATAAAAAAGAAATAATATTGGGAAATAAAAATGCATTGTTAAATATTCTATTGGTTACTAACCCGGCTTGCTATTATTGTAAATCGGCCCACTTTGACATTGAAAAAATAATCTCACAACATTCAAAGAACCTAAAAGTCACCATTAGGTTTAATGTTCCACAAAATACAGATAATATATCCCATCAAGTAGCAAGTCGTTTAATCGAATTATACTACAATAAGCATATAGATGATTTTAAAATGGCTATTAATGAAGCCTATAGCGATAAATCCGACCTAAAAAAATGGATTTCAAAATGGGGGAAATCAAAGAGTGAACTAGCCATTGATTTGTTAAACCAACAAAAAGAATGGTGTAATAAAAATAATCTGAATTTTACCCCTGCATTGTTGGTAAATGGAAGACAATTCCCAAAAGAATATAACAGAAGTGACTTAAATTATTTTATTGACGATTTGATAGAACAGGCAGAATTAAAAGAAAAACCCAGGGAAATGGAACTAGTAAATAATTGA
- a CDS encoding peptidase domain-containing ABC transporter, giving the protein MSKFPHYKQADQKDCGPTCIKIVAKYYGKIIHIQNLRELAETTREGSSLLGLSEAAEKIGFHTIGVKLDFKKLLEVPLPAIVHWNKNHFVVVHKIKNNDIYISDPAHGLLKYNKTQFIKSWIGNNADENTEEGIALLIEPTPKFYDYEESEDEKSKFNFRFISKYLLKYKKFIFQLAIGLLAGSLLQLIVPFLTQSIVDVGIQNQDINFIYLILFAQLFLFFGRTALDVIRGWILLHLSTRINISLISDFFIKLMNLPISFFDTKMTGDILQRINDHKRIEKILTTSSLNVLFSMFNLLVFGLVLAYYSLLIFTIFLFGSTLYFAWVIFFFKRRKDLDYKRFSQVSQEQSKVIELINGMQDIKLHNAERQMRWNWEFVQIRLFKLGIKSLALEQTQSVGSSFINELKNILITVLSAKLVIDGQITLGMMMAISYIVGQLNAPVTQLINFLRDAQDAKISLDRLGEIHNKEDEENSDEQKIFNIPEDSDFELKNVSFRYVGGLDPVIKKLDLKIPANKITAIVGVSGSGKTTLMKLLLKFYEPETGDIYVSNHNLKNISQRVWRNQCGVVMQEGYIFNDTIARNIAVGNDFIDKKKLLNAITVANIQSYIDDLPLGVNTRIGLEGIGLSTGQKQRLLIARAVYKNPKILFFDEATSALDANNEKIIMENLNEFFKNKTAVIIAHRLSTVKNAHQIVVLDKGKIVEVGAHKELTKLKGNYYNLVKNQLELGN; this is encoded by the coding sequence ATGTCTAAGTTCCCCCATTATAAACAAGCCGATCAAAAAGATTGTGGCCCTACTTGTATTAAAATTGTGGCCAAATACTATGGAAAGATAATACATATTCAAAATTTGCGGGAACTAGCCGAAACGACACGTGAAGGAAGTAGTTTGCTGGGGTTAAGTGAAGCCGCAGAAAAGATAGGCTTTCATACCATTGGCGTCAAATTAGATTTTAAAAAATTATTAGAAGTTCCTTTACCAGCCATTGTTCATTGGAACAAAAATCACTTTGTTGTTGTTCATAAAATAAAAAATAATGATATATATATTTCAGATCCGGCACATGGCCTTTTAAAGTATAATAAAACTCAATTTATTAAAAGCTGGATAGGGAATAATGCAGATGAAAATACAGAAGAAGGTATTGCACTTTTAATAGAACCCACACCAAAGTTCTATGATTATGAAGAATCGGAAGATGAAAAAAGTAAGTTTAACTTCAGGTTCATTTCCAAATATTTATTAAAGTATAAGAAGTTTATATTCCAGCTAGCGATTGGATTATTGGCCGGAAGCTTACTACAATTAATAGTTCCTTTTTTAACCCAGAGCATTGTTGATGTAGGTATTCAAAACCAGGATATTAACTTTATATACCTTATTTTATTTGCTCAATTATTCCTGTTTTTCGGAAGAACTGCTTTGGATGTAATAAGAGGATGGATACTTCTTCATCTCAGTACAAGAATCAATATTTCCTTAATTTCTGATTTTTTCATAAAACTCATGAATCTGCCAATTTCTTTTTTTGATACTAAAATGACGGGAGATATACTTCAACGTATAAATGACCACAAACGAATAGAAAAAATATTAACAACTTCATCTCTTAATGTATTGTTTTCAATGTTTAATCTTCTGGTTTTTGGATTAGTATTAGCATACTACAGTTTATTAATTTTTACCATCTTTTTGTTTGGAAGCACATTATATTTTGCATGGGTTATATTCTTTTTTAAAAGACGTAAGGATTTAGACTACAAACGTTTTTCCCAGGTAAGTCAGGAACAAAGCAAGGTCATAGAATTAATAAATGGGATGCAGGATATTAAGCTTCATAATGCTGAAAGACAAATGAGATGGAATTGGGAATTTGTTCAGATCAGATTATTTAAATTGGGTATCAAAAGTTTGGCCCTTGAGCAAACTCAATCAGTTGGATCTTCATTTATTAATGAACTAAAAAATATACTTATTACTGTGCTATCTGCCAAATTGGTTATTGATGGTCAAATAACTTTAGGTATGATGATGGCCATATCATATATTGTAGGCCAGTTAAATGCACCGGTAACACAACTTATTAATTTTTTAAGAGATGCACAAGATGCCAAAATATCGCTGGACAGGTTAGGTGAAATCCATAACAAAGAAGATGAAGAAAACAGTGATGAACAAAAAATATTTAACATACCTGAAGATTCTGACTTTGAATTAAAAAATGTTTCTTTTAGATATGTGGGTGGTTTGGATCCTGTTATAAAAAAACTCGATTTAAAAATCCCTGCCAATAAAATAACTGCCATTGTAGGGGTAAGTGGTAGTGGTAAAACTACCTTAATGAAACTCCTTTTAAAATTTTACGAACCGGAAACAGGAGATATATATGTTAGTAACCATAACCTTAAAAACATATCTCAAAGAGTATGGAGAAATCAGTGCGGAGTGGTAATGCAGGAAGGTTATATTTTTAATGATACCATAGCCAGAAATATTGCTGTTGGAAATGACTTTATTGATAAAAAAAAACTTTTAAACGCCATTACTGTAGCCAACATACAATCTTATATAGATGACTTACCATTGGGGGTCAATACTCGAATAGGCCTTGAAGGAATAGGGTTAAGTACAGGACAAAAACAACGTTTACTCATAGCCAGAGCCGTGTATAAAAATCCTAAAATTTTATTCTTTGATGAGGCTACATCTGCTCTTGATGCCAATAACGAAAAAATAATAATGGAAAATCTAAATGAATTCTTTAAAAATAAAACTGCTGTTATAATAGCACACAGACTTAGTACAGTAAAAAACGCCCATCAAATCGTAGTTTTAGACAAGGGTAAAATTGTAGAAGTAGGTGCACATAAAGAACTCACAAAATTAAAAGGCAACTATTATAACCTGGTGAAAAATCAGTTAGAACTGGGTAATTAA
- a CDS encoding HlyD family secretion protein: MPDNSEIQIRSEEVQEILSYIPNWMIRWGNTLVLSLIIGLLLISWFVKYPDTIGAEIIITTLNPPQKIYANTSGQLDAILIEDNEIVEKNQILAIIENTANYEDVLLLKNLIDTLTIDYNNFYFPTNQLPLLFLGDVENDYALFERSYEEYILNKELKPYTNEFLANQISINEAKSRLNILLSQQNINKRELDLKKKDLERSESLYKKGVISTQEYDQKQLDYLQAERAFKNISTSISQLRETINNSQRQLRGTEIKKTQDENKAIKNVVQSYNQLKRSLKNWELKYVLKSSINGKVSFLSFWNENQNVNQDDLVFTIIPEGNHIFIGKIKAGAQNSGKIKIGQKVNIRLVNYPYAEFGMLEGKIKNISLVPDNEGNYLIDVKLPNKLITTYNQEIEFKQEMRGTVEIITEDLRLIERFFYQLKSVFSR; this comes from the coding sequence ATGCCAGATAATTCGGAAATACAAATAAGAAGTGAGGAAGTTCAGGAAATTTTAAGCTATATCCCAAATTGGATGATACGATGGGGCAACACGCTTGTTTTATCATTAATTATCGGTTTACTTTTAATCAGCTGGTTTGTAAAATATCCAGATACTATTGGCGCTGAAATAATAATAACCACCCTCAATCCACCTCAAAAAATTTATGCTAATACATCCGGCCAATTAGATGCCATATTAATTGAAGACAATGAAATTGTAGAGAAAAATCAAATATTAGCGATCATTGAAAACACTGCTAATTATGAAGATGTATTATTACTCAAAAACCTTATTGATACTTTAACGATAGATTACAACAATTTCTATTTTCCTACTAATCAATTGCCCTTACTTTTTTTAGGTGATGTTGAAAATGATTACGCTCTTTTTGAAAGAAGTTATGAAGAATATATTTTAAACAAAGAACTAAAGCCATATACAAATGAGTTTTTAGCTAATCAGATATCAATAAATGAAGCAAAAAGCAGGTTAAACATTCTTCTTTCTCAGCAAAATATTAACAAACGAGAACTCGATTTAAAAAAAAAGGATCTGGAAAGATCTGAATCTTTATATAAAAAAGGAGTTATTTCCACACAGGAATACGATCAAAAACAATTAGATTATTTACAGGCAGAACGCGCATTTAAAAACATAAGTACTTCTATCTCCCAACTCAGGGAAACAATAAATAACTCGCAAAGGCAGTTAAGAGGAACCGAAATAAAGAAAACCCAGGATGAAAATAAAGCAATTAAAAATGTTGTTCAATCCTATAATCAACTCAAAAGAAGTTTAAAAAACTGGGAATTAAAGTATGTATTAAAAAGTTCAATCAACGGCAAAGTTTCCTTCCTGTCATTCTGGAATGAAAATCAAAATGTTAACCAGGACGACCTGGTATTTACAATTATTCCGGAGGGCAATCATATTTTTATTGGTAAAATTAAAGCCGGCGCACAAAACTCAGGTAAAATAAAAATAGGACAAAAAGTAAATATAAGATTGGTAAATTATCCTTATGCTGAGTTTGGAATGCTTGAAGGAAAAATTAAAAACATATCCTTAGTTCCGGATAATGAAGGAAATTATTTAATAGATGTAAAATTACCCAATAAACTTATTACTACCTACAATCAGGAAATAGAATTCAAGCAGGAAATGAGGGGAACAGTCGAAATTATAACCGAAGATTTAAGACTTATTGAAAGATTTTTCTACCAATTAAAAAGTGTATTTTCCAGATAA
- a CDS encoding sodium/sugar symporter — MTTTFEFWDYFVFICYAILILGVGLWVSRDKKGHTKNTEDYFLASKSLPWWAIGASLIAANISAEQFIGMSGSGFKLGLAIASYEWMAALTLLIVGKFFLPIFIEKKLYTIPEFIEKRYSTNLKTILAVFWIALYIFVNLTSVLYLGALALKTVLGFPLMYGVIGLALFAAAYSLYGGLSAVAWTDVIQVVFLVLGGLVTTYLALNAVSGGEGIVEGFKSVYEATPDKFVMILDESNPEFKNLPGIGVIVGGLWVANLYYWGFNQYIIQRTLAAKSLKESQKGILLAAFLKLLIPLIVVIPGIAAYVMVNDPEIMSRLGDLASHNIPTSGQADKAYPWLLQFLPTGLKGVAFAALAAAIVSSLASMLNSTSTIFTMDIYKPYFGQGQSDIKMVSIGRISAAVALIIACIIAPLLGGLDQAFQFIQEYTGVVSPGILAVFLLGLFWKKTTNKAAIYGALASIPVAMYFKVSPKGWSDSPIFVDLPFLDQMGYTAIITAIIIIILSVMENKGKEDEKGISLSGKLFKTSPVFNIGSFIVMIILVALYALFWK, encoded by the coding sequence ATGACAACAACATTCGAATTTTGGGACTATTTTGTATTCATCTGTTATGCAATTTTAATTCTTGGTGTTGGATTATGGGTATCCAGGGACAAAAAAGGGCATACTAAAAATACAGAAGATTATTTTTTAGCCAGTAAATCGTTGCCGTGGTGGGCAATAGGAGCATCACTTATCGCAGCCAATATTTCTGCAGAACAATTTATTGGGATGTCAGGTTCAGGATTTAAGTTAGGACTGGCAATAGCATCGTATGAATGGATGGCCGCCTTGACTCTTTTAATTGTTGGTAAATTCTTTTTACCAATTTTTATTGAAAAAAAGTTATATACTATCCCTGAATTTATTGAAAAGCGTTATTCAACAAATTTAAAAACCATTCTTGCGGTTTTTTGGATAGCATTGTACATTTTTGTGAATCTTACCTCAGTACTATATTTAGGAGCATTAGCACTAAAAACGGTGTTAGGATTTCCTTTAATGTATGGTGTAATTGGGCTGGCCTTATTTGCAGCTGCTTATTCTCTTTACGGAGGATTATCTGCTGTTGCCTGGACCGATGTCATTCAGGTAGTATTTTTAGTTTTGGGTGGTTTGGTAACTACTTATTTAGCACTGAATGCTGTTTCAGGGGGAGAAGGAATTGTTGAAGGTTTCAAATCGGTTTATGAAGCTACTCCCGACAAATTTGTTATGATATTGGATGAATCCAATCCTGAATTTAAAAATTTACCCGGAATAGGAGTTATTGTTGGGGGATTATGGGTTGCAAATTTATACTATTGGGGCTTTAACCAATACATTATACAAAGAACTCTTGCGGCAAAATCCCTTAAAGAATCTCAAAAAGGTATCTTACTGGCAGCTTTTCTAAAATTATTAATACCTCTGATTGTGGTAATCCCTGGTATTGCGGCATATGTTATGGTAAATGATCCGGAAATAATGTCAAGACTTGGGGATTTAGCCTCTCATAACATTCCTACTTCAGGGCAGGCTGATAAAGCTTATCCATGGTTATTACAGTTTTTACCAACCGGTTTAAAAGGAGTGGCTTTCGCTGCCTTGGCCGCTGCTATAGTTTCATCTTTAGCATCTATGTTAAATTCTACTTCTACTATCTTTACTATGGATATATATAAACCGTATTTCGGACAGGGACAAAGTGATATTAAAATGGTATCTATAGGAAGAATTTCTGCTGCTGTTGCTTTAATTATAGCTTGTATAATAGCTCCTCTTTTAGGAGGATTGGATCAGGCTTTTCAGTTTATACAAGAATATACTGGTGTAGTTAGCCCTGGTATATTGGCAGTATTTTTGCTAGGATTATTCTGGAAAAAAACTACAAATAAAGCGGCAATTTATGGAGCACTTGCTTCTATTCCTGTAGCTATGTATTTTAAAGTATCGCCTAAAGGATGGTCAGACAGCCCCATATTTGTTGATTTACCATTTTTAGATCAAATGGGGTATACTGCTATTATAACAGCAATTATTATTATTATATTAAGTGTAATGGAAAATAAAGGGAAAGAAGATGAAAAAGGTATTTCATTATCAGGAAAATTATTCAAGACCAGTCCGGTATTTAATATCGGTTCATTTATTGTAATGATTATATTGGTTGCATTATATGCCTTGTTTTGGAAATAA